The following nucleotide sequence is from Anopheles stephensi strain Indian chromosome 3, UCI_ANSTEP_V1.0, whole genome shotgun sequence.
GTCCTTCAGGAAGATACTGTCGGTGGCAAAGGTACTGTTCAGCACGGATGGCTTGTTCTTGACGCTGGGGAAAATGATGCCGCCTTTACGCGACACGTTCTTGGCTGTGCCGGTCGTCGTGGAGCTACTGTTGGAAATGTTTACATTGCTCTGGgttgtgctgctggtgcttgtGCTTGAAGCGGTGCTGGTTGAGGTGGAAGacgaggacgatgatgatgatgatgatgacgacgccGAGGAAGACGATGTCGGGTATGTTGTCGTGGGCAGTGCTTCGGTGAAGTCTTCCACGATGTATCTGTAGTGTAGGGAAACTCGTTTAATAACATCGTGTTCTACGTATGAAGTATATTTTCTGAGAATCCTAATTCTTACCTGTTAGGATCGTACTCCACCAACCGATCGATGGTGGGATCCATCAGCAGCTCCGCCGGTACGGGTCGCTGAGCCAGAACGGCAACATCATCCTCCTGCTTCTTCAGGCGCTTCTCCACCATGTCCAGATTGTTGATGATGAGGTTCGTTTTCGTCTTCAGATCGTGATGTATCTCCCCGATGGCACGCTCCTGGCGCTGGTTTTGCGTGAGCAGCGCGTCCGACTTGGGCACCAGATCGTCGACGGAGCTCTTCGTGCCGACCACCACATCCCACACCTCGTCCATCTTCTCCGACACCGACATAATGGGGCGGATCTGCTTCACCAGGATATCGATCTTGCTCGACTTCACGTACGGGGGCAGGGTCGAGGTCGCGTTATAGTTCTTGTAGTTGCTGTTATGATCGACCACCGCGTCGTGCACGTCGTTCAGCAGGTTGAGCGTCTTGCCGAGATTCTCCGACACCACGTTGATGTGGAACTGCAGCTTCTTGTCGATGCCCTCGGTGATGGAGCGCAGCTGGCCGAGCTCCTTCGTGATGTGGCCCATCACCTCCGAGTGCATGGCTTTCGTGATCTCCGCCACGTTCATGCTGACCGTCTTCCGTTCGCTCGCCTCCGCGTTGATGTCGTCCACCGACAGGAAGTTGCTATCGATTTGGCTCTTCAGCCCGTTCAGCTTGCTGTCGATGTCGCTCACCTTTTGGTCCAGCGACACTAACCGGCTGTCGAGCGAGTTGGTCGATTTGGCCATCCGCACACTGTTCGGCCGGTCCAGCCCGTCGTCGACGATGGTCAGCTTGCTGTCGAGCGTGCGCAGCTTGGAGATGACCGAGTCGGTCTTGAGGATGTTGTCCGCCACCTTGTTGTCGAGCGACTCGACGCGACGCATCAGATGCTCGACCGCCTTGTCGAGGTTGTCTATCCGCTGCAGCTTGCCCTCGAGTGTTGACACGACGACCTCGAACACATTCAGTAGCTGTTGCTCTCTGTGACAGGAAAGGGCGGGAAAAAGGGGGTGGAAGGTAAATAATGGTCATTTAAAAATATCGCTCTATGTGCTTCCGCTGGGAGTGAAAATAAATGTATTTATGTAACCGCGTGgtcatattttaaatttttatttagtCTACACATTGTCGCTTCGATTGCAGCCGACGCGAGATCGAACTTGTCGCTTCGCGGCGCTGGCTTGCCTGCCTGCTTTCGCCCGACCGGCCCGGCCAACCGAAAGTGAACGTCTTCAGTTAtcttaataatttaattactaACGTGCGCCCGATTGCGTTTTCTCCATTTTCGCACTTTAATTAACATGATTTATTCGTGTCGTCGTGTCGTGTTTGCTGTGACCGGCCGTACCGTCACCACTTTCCCGCGCGCAAAAGCATTTTCATTTTGCAAAATCGAAACCCGATAAACGATTACACTTGGTACCGTTGAAAGAGTCCCGTGGAGGACACAAGCAATAGGGGCGTGCAGTGGGTTCAGTTCAGAGGGATATCTTCCTTCTGCCAGGAGATAGTTCTGCGGAAGGATGTCTTTCACTTTGTGCATCGGAATTATGGGAAATTAATCTCTCGGTCGGTACGATTTATCATGCGACACAACATCGGTATGGTAAAACGTTTTGCGGTAAAACCTCCTTGATCGCGAAGAAAGGTCCGCTTGACGCTTTTGTGCTGTGTCGATACCGATGAGCAGAGCGGTAAAAGGGTCACTTTAAGAAATTTCGCTTTATCGGGTTTTGAACGGTACGCCAACCACCAGAGAAAGGAGGGCGTTTTGCGTTTGCAGTCGAAAATTGTTGTTCCCTTTCGATCGCAGTGACGCTGGCCAAGGGAATTGTAGCAAATTAATcaattaattaacaaaattaaacatgCCACCGTAATTGGAAATCGAAAATTCAATCGACATGTCCACACGCTCGGAAGGACCAGCCTACGCCGGCTTGTGGCGGCGCGTAAGGATTGGGTACTTCTAGGGTATTTGCCACAATTGCGCAATGCaagatggaaaatggaaatgtgTACGCGATCGCACAACGAAGCAAAGGTACGCGAACGATCGCTGCAAATGCGAACGAAATCTGAGCCAGTTTGCTCCGGCTACTTTGTAGCTCACTTAATGGGCAGGTGTTGCTGGCGGTTTTATGCAACGCACATTGCGGACAGTGTTTCAGGAaacataaccaaaaaaaaaaaaacgagagcaAATGCCCAAACAAATATCAACACTACTGTGGTCCTGTGCAGGTCTGCGCTGCGTGGTTATGTGTCGAAAAGTGTTGAGCGCGGAGAAGCAATCCGAGCCGCGGTAAATGGTCGGTACAATTTCGGTACAATTTAAACGGACCATTTTGGTCCGGCGGCTGCTTCCCTTTCCTTGGTAGATCTGATCGGATGATGTTTACAGTAATAACCTAATTTGAACTGCACCGTGCACCGTGGTGGAATATGGAGCTTTTGGTCGTTGGAACATGTCGTGGGTTGTACAGCAATATATTGGGGTTTTTCGGGCAGGTTCAACAGCAAATTTTCATTCGCTGTTCGAGGAGTTCGGACTGTGACTGTGAGtcaattaaattaatacaCAGGATTTAAAGGCTGGTCAGGAAAATTTATGCGTAATGCTTGTTATAAAAAGACAAATGAAGTCCAACGCTTTGGCGCATTACCGGTACCGAATGTTTGAATGGGAAATAATTGACCATAACAGCTCCCGATCGCTGGGTACTGCTACACGAGCGTATTATTAGTTTACCTCCCCAAAGCTCCACATGACGTTGGTCTACTTTTGAAACGAGACGAGCCAGCAAAAAGCGTCACCAAGGAACCTCATTTGACATGTTCGCTCCTTATTGAGCCGGTCGAGTCACTTCAAGCCAACCCGCATCGGCTTAATTTGGCGCAAAATTTCAACTTACGACCGGGCATGGCAGAGAATACACGCAGTGCGGTCTCCCTTTACCTTCGGGACACGGGCTCAATTGTTCCCGCGAGGCGATGGCCTCCGGCTCTGGAAATCTCAATTTTCGTTCGTTCCATCGTTCCGTTCCGAAAGCCGCAAAACACCTTGCCGCACTTCACCGGTGGCCAGTTGTCAATTAATGCGAAACTCCATTTACGGACCTAAACATGAGCGAACTTTCGAATGTGCGACCGTTCTGCGACCACCTTCTCCGGTTTGtgtaaaatgataaaattgcGCCCTATGCGCGTACGTAACGTGGGGATTTACTTTTTGTATTTGTATGGGGGTTGTTTTGCTGAGTCTTGCGTCTTGCGTTGTCACTACCGTTTTTGTGGGATGTTGGGTGAGTTGAAAAATTTCGATTAAACCCGATCAAAGCATCTCACGCAGAAGGCTCTCGATGGGGCTATGCTGCCCGTAAGGACACGCATCAACTGTTGACCCGGGCTGTGGTTGATGGCTACGGGTGTAGGTGGTGGTATCTTGAAgaaccattttccatttttggctCGTAAATCACTTTCGCGACCACCGGTTGCAGGGTGCGCAATTCTTGTTGTCCTGACTCCCGAACGCAATTACACGTGAGcgtttttgtgcgtgtgtcttaCAGTAAGCTTAACCTACTGGCGGGATAGGGTAGAAAGATGAAAGAATTCAGGCCAGAAAATTGTAATGTCAAGTAGCGGTGCGGCGCAACACACGGTGCGAAACAAATCGATGTGAAGCTCCAATTTAGCGGTCCGCTGACTATTCCACCGGCACGAGTGAAGGTTAGCTTGTAGGTGCTTAGCGGAGCAAGTGCTAATagcaaaataattaatttttgaatGAAAGCATTTAACCGGACCGGTGGTGGCGGACGCTGGGGTTTGCCGGCGCACAGGTTCGCATATGACTCGTTTGTCAACTCGTTGGCTGGTTGGAGTGTTTGAGTGTGGCGAAATTCAAATCATTTTGCACAGCAGTTTTTCTGCAATTACGACTATTTATTGCTCGTTTCAGGTGTTAAATTAGGCTCCGTTTTCGGTCCCAGAGAACGCACCGTAATGACAACCGCTCATCAGGTGTATTATTGTGAAAGAGCGATATTGCGCAGAGAGCCAAATAGTCAAATTCGGGACATTTGGCATAAAATGGACATCGATTCAAAAGTACGAGTATTGATCGTAAGATGTA
It contains:
- the LOC118514527 gene encoding fibrinogen alpha chain; this encodes MAFRRASYCCLALWLLLYLAAALAAGTTTGGPQPQASRGRSSNPSPRLPRTSASQLSAQNNTTMTRGATSKNLTSSAANASQAAQSRGNYRTREQQLLNVFEVVVSTLEGKLQRIDNLDKAVEHLMRRVESLDNKVADNILKTDSVISKLRTLDSKLTIVDDGLDRPNSVRMAKSTNSLDSRLVSLDQKVSDIDSKLNGLKSQIDSNFLSVDDINAEASERKTVSMNVAEITKAMHSEVMGHITKELGQLRSITEGIDKKLQFHINVVSENLGKTLNLLNDVHDAVVDHNSNYKNYNATSTLPPYVKSSKIDILVKQIRPIMSVSEKMDEVWDVVVGTKSSVDDLVPKSDALLTQNQRQERAIGEIHHDLKTKTNLIINNLDMVEKRLKKQEDDVAVLAQRPVPAELLMDPTIDRLVEYDPNRYIVEDFTEALPTTTYPTSSSSASSSSSSSSSSSSTSTSTASSTSTSSTTQSNVNISNSSSTTTGTAKNVSRKGGIIFPSVKNKPSVLNSTFATDSIFLKDIKGYSCVDLMNAGMRQSGVYYLQIRGTTYWFLKVFCEQEIADGGWTVIQRRDDYGDPRENFNRDWADYKNGFGDPAKEFWLGNENIYMLTNNEDYSLRVELEDFEGNKRYAQYSHFKIHSEQDYYKLEIDGYEGNAGDSLNDPWYGSNNSPFSTYNRDNDRSSLNCASMLKGGWWWKSCGRGLNGLYLHDPQDLTARQGIVWFRWRGWDYTLKKATMMIKPKGPQPQVAGTT